A stretch of Chitinophaga caeni DNA encodes these proteins:
- a CDS encoding pentapeptide repeat-containing protein, producing MEYYVDKVFSEVDFADRGFEIAEYEQCQFKSCNFSGQTLNGAVFTDCGFENCDFSMVSIQGTAFREASFKDCKLLGMRFDRCNPFLLSFRFDQCLLDLASFFECKIKATSFISCQLKEADFTGADLTQALFKNTDLTHAIFDQTNLGKADLSTAFHFSIDPQKNKLSKTRFSNNNISGLVDHLDIIID from the coding sequence ATGGAATATTATGTAGATAAGGTATTTAGCGAGGTAGATTTTGCCGACCGGGGTTTTGAAATCGCTGAATACGAACAATGCCAATTTAAATCCTGTAACTTCAGCGGGCAAACGCTTAACGGGGCAGTATTTACCGATTGCGGTTTTGAAAATTGCGATTTTAGCATGGTTAGCATACAGGGAACCGCCTTCCGGGAGGCTTCATTCAAAGACTGCAAGTTGCTAGGTATGCGCTTCGACCGTTGCAATCCTTTCTTATTAAGTTTTCGTTTTGATCAATGCCTGCTGGATTTGGCAAGTTTTTTTGAATGTAAGATAAAAGCTACCTCATTTATCAGCTGCCAACTGAAGGAGGCTGATTTCACGGGAGCCGACTTGACCCAAGCGCTGTTTAAAAATACGGACTTGACACATGCTATATTCGATCAAACGAACCTCGGCAAGGCAGATTTAAGTACCGCCTTCCATTTTTCCATCGATCCTCAAAAAAATAAGCTATCCAAGACCCGGTTTTCTAATAACAACATCTCCGGCCTAGTAGATCATCTTGATATCATCATTGATTAA
- a CDS encoding cation-translocating P-type ATPase: MPEHLDIQQLLDQGLNSEDAKRLQEQFGKNRFKEAGPGRLGNILLGLVKEPMFIILMVACCLYFILGELTEGFMMFTAIIIVTAISIYQEVKSTRALAALEKYTAPLSTLVRDRKQLQVASEDIVPGDLLLLSEGDQVPADGNIIIANDLSVNESVITGESMPVEKSRGANGQLFQGSTINSGSCAVKVTAIGNSTSLGKLGKLVNETKSSPTLLQKQTQRVVTVLASFGVVGFLVIFFINFSRNGDLVNSLLLGLTLAMAAIPEEIPVAFSSFMALGAYTMSQMGIVPKQPQIVEHIGATSVLCLDKTGTITENKMQVASVYHFDQDQLIDIHAGQKYPADSVIKIATLASERFPFDTMEQAIWKAYGDDEASRNTIPAMIHEYPLGGKPPMMTHVYRWQNEILAAGKGAVERILRICKLPTAQQHKIQEIANREGAKGYRVLGVAKAMLSQGVYPESQDDFAWEFTGLICLFDPPRKDAPITIEAMNDAGINVKLITGDFEATAKFIAQSIGLETGDSIISGDKVLDADETELRSMVRESNLFVRMFPEAKLKVINALKANGEIVAMTGDGVNDGPALKAAHIGIAMGKKGTEIAKLAANLVITNDQLSMIPAAVSHGRQIYQNIKKAIRYIIAIHIPIILMATLPLVLGWKYPNIFSPIHIIFLELIMGPTCSLFFQKEPVEGDIMKRPPRKIKKNLFSAEELTVALVQGIAITIGLAILYLQHLDSSIILPRSMVFMTFLFTNIFLTFVCRSFTATFFTTIRYKNSLSGIVLLASILFIILVGFVAPIRSFFGMQLLTIPQLFQCFWVALVSVGWYEVYKFARKVTRQDKPVIKEIKINQ; the protein is encoded by the coding sequence ATGCCGGAACATTTAGATATTCAACAATTACTAGATCAAGGTTTGAACAGCGAGGATGCGAAACGATTGCAAGAACAATTCGGCAAAAACCGCTTTAAGGAAGCTGGCCCCGGGCGTTTGGGAAACATACTGCTTGGTCTCGTCAAAGAACCGATGTTCATAATACTGATGGTTGCCTGTTGCTTGTACTTTATCCTCGGTGAATTGACTGAAGGTTTCATGATGTTTACGGCGATTATAATCGTTACGGCCATCTCGATCTACCAAGAGGTAAAAAGCACCAGGGCCTTGGCGGCCTTGGAGAAATACACGGCCCCGTTATCAACCCTGGTCCGCGACAGAAAACAGCTTCAAGTGGCCAGCGAGGATATCGTACCGGGTGACCTGTTGCTGCTGAGCGAAGGGGATCAAGTTCCGGCGGATGGTAATATTATCATTGCGAATGATTTAAGTGTAAATGAGTCGGTCATCACGGGGGAGTCTATGCCGGTGGAGAAATCACGGGGCGCAAACGGTCAATTATTTCAAGGCAGCACTATTAATTCCGGGTCATGTGCAGTAAAAGTTACTGCCATCGGTAATTCCACCAGCCTGGGTAAGTTGGGGAAACTCGTTAATGAAACCAAATCGAGCCCCACTTTACTACAGAAACAAACGCAAAGAGTTGTTACCGTATTAGCCAGTTTCGGCGTGGTGGGGTTCCTCGTTATATTTTTTATCAACTTTAGCAGGAATGGCGACCTGGTCAATAGCTTACTACTTGGCCTTACCTTGGCCATGGCTGCAATTCCTGAAGAGATACCGGTGGCCTTCTCTTCCTTCATGGCCCTGGGTGCATATACCATGAGCCAAATGGGAATCGTGCCCAAACAACCGCAAATCGTGGAACATATCGGGGCCACCAGCGTTCTTTGCCTCGATAAAACGGGGACGATTACAGAAAATAAAATGCAGGTTGCCAGCGTGTACCACTTTGATCAGGATCAATTAATTGATATCCATGCCGGGCAAAAATACCCGGCGGACAGTGTAATAAAAATAGCCACACTTGCCAGCGAGCGATTCCCTTTCGATACGATGGAACAGGCCATATGGAAAGCTTACGGTGATGATGAAGCATCCCGCAACACGATCCCGGCCATGATTCATGAATACCCGCTGGGCGGAAAGCCCCCGATGATGACGCATGTTTACCGCTGGCAAAATGAAATTTTAGCTGCGGGAAAAGGCGCCGTAGAGCGTATTTTACGGATATGTAAACTTCCCACGGCACAACAACATAAAATACAGGAGATCGCCAACCGGGAAGGCGCTAAAGGGTACCGCGTTTTAGGAGTTGCCAAGGCAATGCTTTCCCAAGGCGTTTACCCCGAAAGCCAAGATGACTTTGCATGGGAGTTCACCGGGCTAATTTGCTTGTTCGACCCTCCAAGGAAGGATGCTCCCATTACTATCGAGGCCATGAACGATGCCGGTATCAATGTAAAATTAATTACCGGCGATTTCGAAGCAACGGCTAAATTCATTGCCCAAAGCATCGGGTTGGAAACGGGTGATTCAATTATTAGCGGCGATAAAGTACTGGATGCCGATGAAACGGAACTAAGGTCGATGGTGCGGGAATCAAACTTATTCGTAAGGATGTTCCCCGAAGCGAAACTCAAGGTGATCAATGCATTGAAAGCAAATGGTGAAATTGTCGCGATGACCGGGGACGGCGTCAATGATGGGCCCGCATTGAAGGCTGCACATATCGGCATCGCGATGGGTAAAAAAGGTACGGAGATCGCCAAACTAGCTGCCAACCTCGTCATTACCAACGATCAACTGTCGATGATACCTGCCGCGGTTTCCCATGGCAGACAGATTTACCAGAATATCAAGAAAGCGATCAGGTATATTATCGCGATCCACATACCGATTATCTTGATGGCAACATTACCTTTAGTATTAGGCTGGAAGTACCCCAATATTTTCAGCCCTATTCATATTATATTCCTGGAGCTTATCATGGGACCTACTTGCTCGCTCTTCTTTCAAAAAGAACCGGTCGAAGGGGATATCATGAAACGTCCACCACGAAAAATTAAAAAGAATTTATTCAGTGCGGAAGAATTAACCGTTGCGCTGGTTCAGGGTATTGCCATAACCATCGGCCTAGCTATTTTATACTTGCAACACCTCGACAGCAGTATTATTTTACCGCGGAGTATGGTATTTATGACGTTTCTCTTTACAAACATATTCCTAACCTTCGTTTGTAGATCATTTACAGCAACATTTTTTACAACCATCCGTTATAAAAACAGTTTATCGGGTATCGTTTTATTGGCATCCATACTATTTATTATTCTGGTAGGATTTGTAGCTCCGATCCGTTCCTTTTTCGGGATGCAATTACTTACAATACCCCAATTATTCCAATGTTTCTGGGTTGCCTTGGTGAGTGTTGGGTGGTACGAAGTGTATAAATTTGCAAGGAAGGTTACCAGGCAGGATAAGCCGGTCATTAAGGAGATAAAAATTAATCAATGA
- a CDS encoding YwbE family protein, whose product MDGKTRSDIYPGLEVGIILKKDQRTGIVTYGFVKNILTKSPYHSRGIKVRLDDGQIGRVVEIIPEED is encoded by the coding sequence ATGGATGGTAAAACGAGAAGCGATATTTATCCCGGCTTGGAGGTCGGAATTATTCTAAAAAAAGACCAGCGAACCGGGATTGTAACATACGGTTTTGTAAAGAACATCCTTACAAAATCACCTTACCATAGCCGGGGTATCAAAGTGCGACTGGATGATGGGCAAATCGGTAGGGTAGTGGAAATTATACCCGAAGAAGATTAA
- the cfa gene encoding cyclopropane fatty acyl phospholipid synthase, with product MNRSKSIITQLLDSAGVVINGEHPWDIKVRNENFFPLVIQQGSLAIGESYMQNWWSSPQPDAFIAKVLSARLDEKIHKSLSLKKHIFLAKLFNHQGHIQAFKNGSRHYDIGNDLFERMLDKRMTYTCAFWDGVKTLDAAQEQKLDISCQKVHLKPGMHVLDIGCGWGSFAQFAAERYDVKVTGITISKEQAALAKDRCKGLPVVIKLMDYRDLSGQYDAIVSLGMFEHVGYKNYRAYMEIARKCLHDGGLFLLHTIGSNRSSVFTDPWIHKYIFPNSMLPSIGQIGKAIEGLFVMEHWENYSADYDKTLMTWYHNFKEHWNELASKYDETFFRMWEYYLLSCAATFRARNSQLWQVVLSKNGVPGGYRFERHTTKKDSTMY from the coding sequence ATGAACCGTTCAAAAAGTATTATCACCCAATTATTAGATTCAGCAGGAGTTGTAATTAATGGAGAACACCCTTGGGATATCAAAGTACGTAATGAAAATTTCTTTCCCTTGGTAATTCAACAAGGCTCCTTGGCTATCGGTGAAAGTTATATGCAAAATTGGTGGAGCAGTCCGCAGCCCGATGCTTTCATCGCAAAAGTATTGTCTGCCAGGTTAGACGAGAAGATCCACAAAAGCCTATCGTTAAAAAAGCATATTTTCCTGGCGAAGCTGTTCAATCACCAGGGGCATATACAGGCCTTCAAAAATGGTAGCCGGCATTACGATATCGGGAACGACTTATTCGAGCGGATGCTGGATAAGCGGATGACGTATACCTGTGCATTTTGGGATGGCGTCAAGACCTTGGATGCAGCACAAGAGCAGAAGTTGGACATATCATGTCAAAAAGTTCATTTAAAACCGGGGATGCATGTATTGGATATCGGTTGTGGTTGGGGAAGTTTCGCACAGTTTGCGGCAGAACGCTATGACGTGAAAGTTACAGGTATCACGATCTCCAAGGAACAGGCAGCACTTGCTAAAGATCGATGTAAAGGCCTGCCGGTAGTCATAAAATTGATGGATTACCGCGACCTGTCTGGCCAATACGATGCGATAGTTTCCTTGGGTATGTTCGAACATGTCGGGTATAAAAATTACCGCGCTTACATGGAAATTGCCCGGAAATGTTTACATGATGGTGGTTTGTTTTTATTACACACGATAGGGTCAAACCGGTCTTCCGTGTTTACAGATCCATGGATACATAAATATATTTTCCCGAACTCAATGTTGCCATCAATCGGCCAAATCGGGAAAGCCATCGAAGGATTGTTCGTAATGGAACACTGGGAAAATTACAGTGCCGATTATGACAAGACGTTGATGACCTGGTATCACAATTTTAAAGAACATTGGAACGAACTGGCTTCAAAATACGATGAAACTTTTTTCCGCATGTGGGAATATTACCTGTTATCATGTGCGGCAACCTTCCGTGCCAGGAACAGCCAGCTTTGGCAAGTGGTCCTTTCAAAAAATGGTGTCCCGGGAGGTTACCGGTTTGAAAGGCATACTACTAAAAAGGACAGTACCATGTATTAA